A section of the Erwinia sp. E602 genome encodes:
- the malG gene encoding maltose ABC transporter permease MalG: MPMVKPRSQKARLLVTHLLLLCFLALILFPLLMVFTISLRPGNFATGSLIPDQVSWDHWKLALGISVTSADGSLTPPPFPVLLWLWNSIKIAGITAVGIVALSTTCAYAFARMKFRGKSSLLKGMLIFQMFPAVLSLVALYALFDRLGIYVPFLGLNTHGGVIFAYMGGIALHVWTIKGYFETIDGSLEEAAALDGASPWQAFRLVLLPLSVPILAVVFILSFIAAITEVPVASLLLRDVNSYTLAVGMQQYLNPQNYLWGDFAAAAILSAIPITAVFLIAQRWLVGGLTAGGVKG, from the coding sequence ATGCCGATGGTCAAACCAAGGTCGCAAAAAGCCAGGCTGCTGGTAACGCATCTGTTACTGCTGTGCTTTCTGGCGCTGATCCTGTTCCCGCTGCTGATGGTGTTCACCATCTCACTGCGGCCGGGCAACTTTGCCACCGGGAGCCTGATCCCGGATCAGGTCTCGTGGGATCACTGGAAGCTGGCGCTGGGCATCAGCGTGACCAGCGCCGACGGCAGCCTGACCCCGCCGCCGTTCCCGGTGCTGCTGTGGCTGTGGAACTCGATCAAAATCGCCGGCATCACGGCGGTGGGCATCGTGGCGCTCTCCACCACCTGCGCCTATGCCTTTGCCCGTATGAAATTCCGTGGCAAAAGTTCACTGCTGAAGGGCATGCTGATCTTCCAGATGTTTCCGGCGGTGCTGTCGCTGGTGGCGCTCTACGCCCTGTTTGACCGGCTTGGCATTTACGTGCCGTTCCTCGGGCTGAACACCCACGGCGGGGTGATTTTCGCCTATATGGGCGGCATTGCGCTGCACGTGTGGACCATCAAGGGCTATTTCGAAACCATCGACGGTTCGCTGGAGGAGGCCGCGGCGCTGGACGGCGCCTCGCCGTGGCAGGCGTTCCGCCTGGTGCTGCTGCCGCTGTCGGTGCCGATCCTGGCGGTGGTGTTTATCCTGTCATTTATCGCCGCGATCACCGAGGTGCCGGTGGCCTCCCTGCTGCTGCGCGACGTCAACAGCTACACGCTGGCGGTGGGGATGCAGCAGTACCTTAACCCGCAGAACTACCTGTGGGGGGACTTCGCCGCCGCCGCGATCCTCTCCGCCATACCGATCACCGCGGTGTTCCTGATTGCCCAGCGCTGGCTGGTCGGTGGCCTGACGGCCGGCGGGGTAAAAGGCTAG